Proteins encoded within one genomic window of Anopheles gambiae chromosome 3, idAnoGambNW_F1_1, whole genome shotgun sequence:
- the LOC5668080 gene encoding protein PRRC1, which translates to MHSKYIAKVRTERNSHSARRCTKKPSKYKQTTEQNKRSSESAVRVRFTFVTFILRRTISGRVSSVLFNLTTATASNSTMSDPKKKTGNILSNVGPPSELPSFITANVAAPPAGAESVPPAAPMVTVDDTTKREETDPFIPTTFSPAIPASKDTSQFTAEQAMAAAAGVHPAEPTLPDQPVGRDFASMILNPEPVAAALSPITQGGSALFGWMKGAVSGSGILQKVAEKAKNSVDTIVTTLDPQMKEYINSGGDTEVIVASDKDDKVRPIREAFQTVFGKATIIGLAAQAVGIAAQPVGFAAGLKGAEHRINSIRAENPRVDDHLPVVAVENFVVELFPDQWFEAGAIVLFDYAKNILLKTVTQMTPIPLPVIAALQADTPEDYMLKDTGFATTVGSVMARNLNTSHTEWHRSYTSVSRSEMILTAAKTIATLYKHAVLDYELTVASQVDSAVGAATGQSTTGGDGGDGTPQPAE; encoded by the exons atgcattcAAAATATATTGCCAAGGTGCGCACAGAACGAAATTCCCACAGTGCACGGCGCTGTACTAAAAAGCcatcaaaatataaacaaacaacGGAGCAAAATAAACGTAGCTCAGAATCGGCTGTTCGCGTTCGTTTTACTTTTGTTACATTTATTCTGCGTCGCACAATAAGTGGCCGTGTATCGAgtgttttattcaatttgaCCACTGCAACAGCATCCAACAGCACAATGAGCGATCCGAAGAAGAAAACGGGAAACATCCTGTCGAACGTGGGCCCACCCTCCGAGCTGCCCAGCTTCATTACGGCGAACGTggcagcaccaccagctgGTGCGGAAAGTGTGCCGCCTGCCGCCCCGATGGTCACCGTAGACGATACGACGAAGAGGGAGGAAACGGATCCGTTCATACCGACCACGTTCAGTCCGGCGATTCCTGCCAGCAAGGACACGTCGCAGTTTACTGCCGAACAGGCAATGGCGGCCGCTGCTGGTGTGCACCCGGCCGAACCGACGCTGCCCGATCAGCCCGTGGGGAGAGATTTTGCCAGCATGATCCTGAACCCGGAACCGGTCGCGGCGGCCCTCAGCCCCATCACACAGGGCGGCTCGGCCCTGTTCGGGTGGATGAAGGGTGCCGTGTCGGGCAGTGGCATTCTGCAGAAGGTGGCCGAAAAGGCGAAGAACTCGGTCGACACGATAGTTACCACGCTGGATCCGCAGATGAAGGAGTACATAA atTCCGGTGGCGATACGGAGGTGATTGTGGCATCGGACAAAGACGACAAGGTTCGCCCGATACGGGAAGCATTTCAGACAGTATTTGGCAAGGCGACCATCAT TGGTCTGGCCGCCCAAGCGGTTGGCATTGCCGCCCAGCCAGTTGGGTTTGCCGCTGGTCTAAAGGGTGCCGAGCATCGTATCAATAGCATTCGGGCTGAAAATCCCCGCGTGGACGATCATttgccggtggtggcggtggagaACTTTGTCGTAGAACTCTTTCCCGACCA ATGGTTCGAGGCCGGTGCGATCGTACTGTTCGATTATGCGAAAAATATCCTCCTGAAAACGGTGACGCAGATGACGCCGATACCGCTGCCGGTCATTGCGGCCCTGCAAGCCGACACGCCGGAGGATTATATGCTGAAGGATACCGGATTTGCTACTACCGTCGGTAGCGTTATGGCCAGGAATCTGAAT ACCTCACACACCGAATGGCACCGTTCGTACACGTCCGTGTCCCGCTCGGAGATGATACTGACCGCGGCCAAAACGATAGCGACACTGTACAAGCATGCCGTGCTCGACTACGAACTTACCGTGGCGTCTCAGGTGGATTCGGCAGTAGGAGCAGCGACCGGACAATCCACTACCGGCGGTGATGGCGGGGACGGTACACCCCAACCGGCGGAATAA
- the LOC1280217 gene encoding sorting nexin-2 isoform X1, which produces MDTNGTLEHDGETEQTQKQQPAFDNVDITSPDDENENDIFESAIQEPLSPVLEDVPTDEAGDTFIEIVVADPQKVGDGMGSYLAYKVSTKTNILKFKKRQFFTMRRFSDFLGLHDLLVSKYLRMGRIIPPAPEKNIIGTTKVRMGSQPQAEAGAGVNLEWIENRRASLERFLNRVAQHPVLCQDTDFVNFLESDQELPRAVNTAALSGAGVMRLFNKVGETVNKITYKMDENDPWFNDKISEVETIDAHMQKLHSAIKALVSHRKELATLTGGVAKSAALLSTCEEHTGLSQALSQLADVEEKVELLRSEQANSDLYILSETIKDYIGLFGAIKDVFHERVKVFQNWQHAQMQLTKKRENKAKLELQDRRDKLEFAQKEVEEWEGKVQRCQKEFDNISSEIKKEMERFELARARDFKSTIIKYLEDQMAHQQQVSFIAKSTTFLVSETLIFAFSYQQMRYWEAIVPVARDIA; this is translated from the exons atggaCACCAACGGTACCTTGGAGCATGATGGAGAGACGGAGCAAACGCAAAAACAACAGCCAGCCTTCGACAATGTTGATATCACGTCGCCGGACGACGAAAACGAGAACGATATCTTCGAGTCGGCGATACAG GAACCACTATCGCCCGTACTGGAGGACGTGCCGACGGACGAGGCGGGGGATACGTTTATCGAAATAGTTGTTGCTGACCCGCAGAAAGTGGGCGACGGCATGGGTTCATATTTGGCGTATAA GGTGTCCACAAAGACAAACATTCTGAAGTTTAAAAAGCGACAGTTCTTCACGATGCGCCGGTTCAGTGATTTCCTCGGTCTGCACGATCTGCTCGTAAGCAAGTACCTGCGCATGGGGCGCATCATACCGCCCGCGCCGGAAAAGAACATCATCGGCACGACCAAGGTGCGGATGGGCAGCCAGCCGCAGGCGGAAGCCGGCGCGGGCGTCAACCTGGAGTGGATCGAGAATCGGCGCGCCTCGCTCGAACGCTTCCTGAACCGGGTCGCCCAGCATCCGGTCCTGTGCCAGGATACGGACTTTGTCAACTTCCTCGAAAGCGACCAGGAGCTGCCGCGTGCCGTCAACACGGCCGCCCTGAGCGGTGCCGGCGTGATGCGCCTCTTTAACAAGGTCGGCGAAACGGTCAACAAGATCACGTACAAGATGGATGAGAACGATCCGTGGTTTAACGACAAGATCAGCGAGGTCGAAACGATCGATGCACACATGCAGAAGCTGCACTCCGCCATCAAGGCGCTGGTGTCGCATCGCAAGGAGCTGGCCACGCTGACCGGCGGTGTCGCGAAGTCGGCCGCACTGTTGAGCACGTGCGAGGAGCATACCGGACTGTCGCAGGCCCTGTCGCAGCTGGCGGAcgtggaggagaaggtggAACTGTTGCGCTCCGAGCAGGCCAACTCGGACCTGTACATCCTGTCGGAGACGATCAAGGACTACATTGGGCTGTTCGGTGCTATCAAGGACGTGTTTCACGAGCGGGTGAAAGTGTTCCAGAACTGGCAGCACGCCCAGATGCAGCTAACCAAGAAGCGGGAAAACAAGGCGAAGCTCGAGCTGCAGGATCGACGCGACAAGCTGGAGTTTGCACAGAAGGAGGTGGAAGAG TGGGAGGGCAAGGTGCAGCGGTGTCAGAAGGAGTTTGACAATATTTCCAGTGAAATCAAGAAGGAGATGGAACGCTTCGAGCTGGCTCGTGCACGCGATTTCAAGTCGACCATCATCAAATATCTGGAAGATCAAATggcacaccagcagcaggtaAGCTTCATCGCTAAAAGTACAACCTTTTTAGTATCGGAAACACTAATCTTCGCTTTCTCATACCAGCAAATGCGATACTGGGAAGCGATCGTACCGGTTGCCCGTGACATTGCATGA
- the LOC133393410 gene encoding zwei Ig domain protein zig-8-like isoform X1, with translation MATLRSQYGINIIFLFIVHLNHGITKSLQTFSEEQFLLELSDDRSSSPVTRPPIRNRTPPYLGNLHLGFHQHLQHHHQHAETSENEIYDSDESNLRRTPLDRGPHFDLSASKNITALVGKTAYLNCRVKNIGNKTVSWVRHRDIHLLTVGRFTYTSDQRFQAVHNPQTDDWSLQIRYPQKRDTGVYECQISTTPPVGHSMFLAVVEPITTIVGVPDLYINTGSTVNLTCIVRNSPEPPSTIFWTHNNQEINYDSPRGGVSVITEKGEMTTSYLLIQRARTTDSGKYVCSPSNADPSTINVHILNGTVRPPYSLTASRAMTNTTLFARYWKHFRQYLSGLPLLGSPFKRLALPPSQWSLPLSLIMPSIASTAFFMKIHAWTNNCRW, from the exons GCATTACAAAGTCACTGCAGACCTTTTCGGAGGAACAGTTCCTGCTGGAGTTGAGTGACGATCGCAGCAGTTCACCGGTAACACGCCCTCCGATACGCAACCGGACACCACCGTACCTTGGCAATCTGCACCTTGGCTTTCACCAGCATCTgcagcatcaccatcagcatgcGGAGACAAGCGAGAACGAAATTTACGACTCGGACGAGAGTAATCTACGGCGGACGCCGCTCGACCGTGGGCCACACTTTGATTTGTCCGCCTCGAAGAACATTACAGCGCTGGTCGGGAAGACGGCCTATCTCAACTGCCGGGTGAAGAACATCGGCAACAAAACg GTGTCCTGGGTGCGGCATCGTGACATTCATCTGTTAACCGTAGGTAGATTCACCTATACGTCTGATCAACGTTTCCAGGCTGTACATAATCCCCAGACAGATGACTGGTCGCTACAA ATTAGATACCCCCAGAAGCGGGACACGGGCGTGTACGAGTGTCAGATCTCCACTACGCCACCGGTCGGGCACTCAATGTTCCTTGCCGTCGTAG AGCCAATCACCACGATCGTTGGTGTGCCGGATCTGTACATCAACACGGGCTCAACTGTAAATTTAACCTGCATAGTGCGGAACTCGCCCGAGCCTCCTTCAACCATATTTTGGACCCACAACAATCAG gaGATCAACTACGATTCACCCCGGGGCGGTGTGTCGGTCATAACGGAAAAGGGTGAAATGACGACATCGTACCTGCTAATACAGCGCGCCCGTACCACCGACAGCGGGAAGTACGTATGCTCCCCATCGAATGCCGATCCTTCCACGATCAACGTGCACATCCTGAATGGAACTGTTCGACCGCCCTACTCGCTAACCGCGTCAAGGGCAATGACAAATACGACATTGTTCGCCCGATACTGGAAACATTTCAGACAGTATTTGTCAGGGCTAccattgt TGGGCTCCCCGTTCAAGCGGTTAGCATTGCCGCCCAGCCAGTGGAGTTTGCCGCTGAGTTTAATAATGCCCAGTATTGCATCGACAgcatttttcatgaaaatcCACGCGTGGACCAACAACTGTCGGTGGTAA
- the LOC1280217 gene encoding sorting nexin-2 isoform X2 gives MDTNGTLEHDGETEQTQKQQPAFDNVDITSPDDENENDIFESAIQQEPLSPVLEDVPTDEAGDTFIEIVVADPQKVGDGMGSYLAYKVSTKTNILKFKKRQFFTMRRFSDFLGLHDLLVSKYLRMGRIIPPAPEKNIIGTTKVRMGSQPQAEAGAGVNLEWIENRRASLERFLNRVAQHPVLCQDTDFVNFLESDQELPRAVNTAALSGAGVMRLFNKVGETVNKITYKMDENDPWFNDKISEVETIDAHMQKLHSAIKALVSHRKELATLTGGVAKSAALLSTCEEHTGLSQALSQLADVEEKVELLRSEQANSDLYILSETIKDYIGLFGAIKDVFHERVKVFQNWQHAQMQLTKKRENKAKLELQDRRDKLEFAQKEVEEWEGKVQRCQKEFDNISSEIKKEMERFELARARDFKSTIIKYLEDQMAHQQQQMRYWEAIVPVARDIA, from the exons atggaCACCAACGGTACCTTGGAGCATGATGGAGAGACGGAGCAAACGCAAAAACAACAGCCAGCCTTCGACAATGTTGATATCACGTCGCCGGACGACGAAAACGAGAACGATATCTTCGAGTCGGCGATACAG CAGGAACCACTATCGCCCGTACTGGAGGACGTGCCGACGGACGAGGCGGGGGATACGTTTATCGAAATAGTTGTTGCTGACCCGCAGAAAGTGGGCGACGGCATGGGTTCATATTTGGCGTATAA GGTGTCCACAAAGACAAACATTCTGAAGTTTAAAAAGCGACAGTTCTTCACGATGCGCCGGTTCAGTGATTTCCTCGGTCTGCACGATCTGCTCGTAAGCAAGTACCTGCGCATGGGGCGCATCATACCGCCCGCGCCGGAAAAGAACATCATCGGCACGACCAAGGTGCGGATGGGCAGCCAGCCGCAGGCGGAAGCCGGCGCGGGCGTCAACCTGGAGTGGATCGAGAATCGGCGCGCCTCGCTCGAACGCTTCCTGAACCGGGTCGCCCAGCATCCGGTCCTGTGCCAGGATACGGACTTTGTCAACTTCCTCGAAAGCGACCAGGAGCTGCCGCGTGCCGTCAACACGGCCGCCCTGAGCGGTGCCGGCGTGATGCGCCTCTTTAACAAGGTCGGCGAAACGGTCAACAAGATCACGTACAAGATGGATGAGAACGATCCGTGGTTTAACGACAAGATCAGCGAGGTCGAAACGATCGATGCACACATGCAGAAGCTGCACTCCGCCATCAAGGCGCTGGTGTCGCATCGCAAGGAGCTGGCCACGCTGACCGGCGGTGTCGCGAAGTCGGCCGCACTGTTGAGCACGTGCGAGGAGCATACCGGACTGTCGCAGGCCCTGTCGCAGCTGGCGGAcgtggaggagaaggtggAACTGTTGCGCTCCGAGCAGGCCAACTCGGACCTGTACATCCTGTCGGAGACGATCAAGGACTACATTGGGCTGTTCGGTGCTATCAAGGACGTGTTTCACGAGCGGGTGAAAGTGTTCCAGAACTGGCAGCACGCCCAGATGCAGCTAACCAAGAAGCGGGAAAACAAGGCGAAGCTCGAGCTGCAGGATCGACGCGACAAGCTGGAGTTTGCACAGAAGGAGGTGGAAGAG TGGGAGGGCAAGGTGCAGCGGTGTCAGAAGGAGTTTGACAATATTTCCAGTGAAATCAAGAAGGAGATGGAACGCTTCGAGCTGGCTCGTGCACGCGATTTCAAGTCGACCATCATCAAATATCTGGAAGATCAAATggcacaccagcagcag CAAATGCGATACTGGGAAGCGATCGTACCGGTTGCCCGTGACATTGCATGA
- the LOC133393410 gene encoding zwei Ig domain protein zig-8-like isoform X2 translates to MATLRSQYGINIIFLFIVHLNHGITKSLQTFSEEQFLLELSDDRSSSPVTRPPIRNRTPPYLGNLHLGFHQHLQHHHQHAETSENEIYDSDESNLRRTPLDRGPHFDLSASKNITALVGKTAYLNCRVKNIGNKTVSWVRHRDIHLLTIRYPQKRDTGVYECQISTTPPVGHSMFLAVVEPITTIVGVPDLYINTGSTVNLTCIVRNSPEPPSTIFWTHNNQEINYDSPRGGVSVITEKGEMTTSYLLIQRARTTDSGKYVCSPSNADPSTINVHILNGTVRPPYSLTASRAMTNTTLFARYWKHFRQYLSGLPLLGSPFKRLALPPSQWSLPLSLIMPSIASTAFFMKIHAWTNNCRW, encoded by the exons GCATTACAAAGTCACTGCAGACCTTTTCGGAGGAACAGTTCCTGCTGGAGTTGAGTGACGATCGCAGCAGTTCACCGGTAACACGCCCTCCGATACGCAACCGGACACCACCGTACCTTGGCAATCTGCACCTTGGCTTTCACCAGCATCTgcagcatcaccatcagcatgcGGAGACAAGCGAGAACGAAATTTACGACTCGGACGAGAGTAATCTACGGCGGACGCCGCTCGACCGTGGGCCACACTTTGATTTGTCCGCCTCGAAGAACATTACAGCGCTGGTCGGGAAGACGGCCTATCTCAACTGCCGGGTGAAGAACATCGGCAACAAAACg GTGTCCTGGGTGCGGCATCGTGACATTCATCTGTTAACC ATTAGATACCCCCAGAAGCGGGACACGGGCGTGTACGAGTGTCAGATCTCCACTACGCCACCGGTCGGGCACTCAATGTTCCTTGCCGTCGTAG AGCCAATCACCACGATCGTTGGTGTGCCGGATCTGTACATCAACACGGGCTCAACTGTAAATTTAACCTGCATAGTGCGGAACTCGCCCGAGCCTCCTTCAACCATATTTTGGACCCACAACAATCAG gaGATCAACTACGATTCACCCCGGGGCGGTGTGTCGGTCATAACGGAAAAGGGTGAAATGACGACATCGTACCTGCTAATACAGCGCGCCCGTACCACCGACAGCGGGAAGTACGTATGCTCCCCATCGAATGCCGATCCTTCCACGATCAACGTGCACATCCTGAATGGAACTGTTCGACCGCCCTACTCGCTAACCGCGTCAAGGGCAATGACAAATACGACATTGTTCGCCCGATACTGGAAACATTTCAGACAGTATTTGTCAGGGCTAccattgt TGGGCTCCCCGTTCAAGCGGTTAGCATTGCCGCCCAGCCAGTGGAGTTTGCCGCTGAGTTTAATAATGCCCAGTATTGCATCGACAgcatttttcatgaaaatcCACGCGTGGACCAACAACTGTCGGTGGTAA
- the LOC1280217 gene encoding sorting nexin-2 isoform X3, whose translation MDTNGTLEHDGETEQTQKQQPAFDNVDITSPDDENENDIFESAIQEPLSPVLEDVPTDEAGDTFIEIVVADPQKVGDGMGSYLAYKVSTKTNILKFKKRQFFTMRRFSDFLGLHDLLVSKYLRMGRIIPPAPEKNIIGTTKVRMGSQPQAEAGAGVNLEWIENRRASLERFLNRVAQHPVLCQDTDFVNFLESDQELPRAVNTAALSGAGVMRLFNKVGETVNKITYKMDENDPWFNDKISEVETIDAHMQKLHSAIKALVSHRKELATLTGGVAKSAALLSTCEEHTGLSQALSQLADVEEKVELLRSEQANSDLYILSETIKDYIGLFGAIKDVFHERVKVFQNWQHAQMQLTKKRENKAKLELQDRRDKLEFAQKEVEEWEGKVQRCQKEFDNISSEIKKEMERFELARARDFKSTIIKYLEDQMAHQQQQMRYWEAIVPVARDIA comes from the exons atggaCACCAACGGTACCTTGGAGCATGATGGAGAGACGGAGCAAACGCAAAAACAACAGCCAGCCTTCGACAATGTTGATATCACGTCGCCGGACGACGAAAACGAGAACGATATCTTCGAGTCGGCGATACAG GAACCACTATCGCCCGTACTGGAGGACGTGCCGACGGACGAGGCGGGGGATACGTTTATCGAAATAGTTGTTGCTGACCCGCAGAAAGTGGGCGACGGCATGGGTTCATATTTGGCGTATAA GGTGTCCACAAAGACAAACATTCTGAAGTTTAAAAAGCGACAGTTCTTCACGATGCGCCGGTTCAGTGATTTCCTCGGTCTGCACGATCTGCTCGTAAGCAAGTACCTGCGCATGGGGCGCATCATACCGCCCGCGCCGGAAAAGAACATCATCGGCACGACCAAGGTGCGGATGGGCAGCCAGCCGCAGGCGGAAGCCGGCGCGGGCGTCAACCTGGAGTGGATCGAGAATCGGCGCGCCTCGCTCGAACGCTTCCTGAACCGGGTCGCCCAGCATCCGGTCCTGTGCCAGGATACGGACTTTGTCAACTTCCTCGAAAGCGACCAGGAGCTGCCGCGTGCCGTCAACACGGCCGCCCTGAGCGGTGCCGGCGTGATGCGCCTCTTTAACAAGGTCGGCGAAACGGTCAACAAGATCACGTACAAGATGGATGAGAACGATCCGTGGTTTAACGACAAGATCAGCGAGGTCGAAACGATCGATGCACACATGCAGAAGCTGCACTCCGCCATCAAGGCGCTGGTGTCGCATCGCAAGGAGCTGGCCACGCTGACCGGCGGTGTCGCGAAGTCGGCCGCACTGTTGAGCACGTGCGAGGAGCATACCGGACTGTCGCAGGCCCTGTCGCAGCTGGCGGAcgtggaggagaaggtggAACTGTTGCGCTCCGAGCAGGCCAACTCGGACCTGTACATCCTGTCGGAGACGATCAAGGACTACATTGGGCTGTTCGGTGCTATCAAGGACGTGTTTCACGAGCGGGTGAAAGTGTTCCAGAACTGGCAGCACGCCCAGATGCAGCTAACCAAGAAGCGGGAAAACAAGGCGAAGCTCGAGCTGCAGGATCGACGCGACAAGCTGGAGTTTGCACAGAAGGAGGTGGAAGAG TGGGAGGGCAAGGTGCAGCGGTGTCAGAAGGAGTTTGACAATATTTCCAGTGAAATCAAGAAGGAGATGGAACGCTTCGAGCTGGCTCGTGCACGCGATTTCAAGTCGACCATCATCAAATATCTGGAAGATCAAATggcacaccagcagcag CAAATGCGATACTGGGAAGCGATCGTACCGGTTGCCCGTGACATTGCATGA